Proteins encoded by one window of Streptomyces sp. NBC_01571:
- the tdh gene encoding L-threonine 3-dehydrogenase, with translation MKALVKEKAEPGLWLVDVPEPEIGPGDVLIKVLRTGICGTDLHIRNWDGWAQQAITTPLVLGHEFVGEVVATGRDVADIKAGDRVSGEGHLVCGKCRNCLAGRRHLCRATVGLGVGRDGAFAEYVALPATNVWVHRVPVDLDVAAIFDPFGNAVHTALSFPLVGEDVLITGAGPIGLMAAAVARHAGARNVVVTDVSEERLELARKIGVSLALNVSSATIADGQRELGLREGFDIGLEMSGRPEAMRDMIANMTHGGRIAMLGLPAEEFPVDWSRIVTSMITIKGIYGREMFETWYAMSVLLEGGLDLAPVITGRYGFRDHEAAFAEAAGGRGGKVILDWTL, from the coding sequence GTGAAGGCGCTGGTCAAGGAGAAGGCGGAGCCCGGGCTCTGGCTCGTGGACGTCCCGGAGCCGGAGATCGGCCCCGGCGACGTACTGATCAAGGTCCTCAGGACCGGGATCTGCGGAACCGACCTGCACATCCGCAACTGGGACGGCTGGGCGCAGCAGGCCATCACCACACCGCTCGTGCTCGGCCACGAGTTCGTCGGCGAGGTCGTCGCGACCGGCCGTGACGTCGCCGACATCAAGGCCGGCGACCGCGTCAGCGGCGAAGGCCACCTGGTGTGCGGCAAGTGCCGCAACTGCCTGGCCGGACGCCGCCACCTCTGCCGTGCCACGGTGGGCCTCGGCGTCGGCCGCGACGGCGCGTTCGCCGAGTACGTCGCCCTGCCCGCCACCAACGTGTGGGTGCACCGGGTCCCCGTCGACCTCGACGTCGCCGCGATCTTCGACCCGTTCGGCAACGCCGTGCACACGGCGCTCTCCTTCCCGCTGGTCGGCGAGGACGTCCTGATCACCGGTGCCGGACCGATCGGCCTGATGGCCGCCGCGGTGGCCCGGCACGCGGGCGCCCGCAACGTCGTCGTCACCGACGTCAGCGAGGAGCGCCTCGAACTCGCGCGCAAGATCGGCGTGAGCCTCGCCCTGAACGTCTCGTCCGCGACGATCGCCGACGGCCAGCGCGAGCTGGGGCTGCGCGAGGGCTTCGACATCGGCCTGGAGATGTCCGGCCGCCCCGAGGCGATGCGCGACATGATCGCCAACATGACACACGGCGGCCGGATCGCGATGCTGGGCCTGCCCGCCGAGGAGTTCCCGGTCGACTGGTCCCGGATCGTCACCTCCATGATCACGATCAAGGGCATCTACGGCCGGGAGATGTTCGAGACCTGGTACGCGATGTCGGTGCTCCTGGAAGGGGGCCTCGACCTCGCTCCCGTGATCACCGGCCGGTACGGCTTCCGCGACCACGAGGCCGCCTTCGCCGAAGCGGCCGGCGGCCGCGGCGGCAAGGTCATTCTGGACTGGACCCTCTAA
- a CDS encoding glycine C-acetyltransferase translates to MFDSVRDDLRTTLDEIRAAGLHKPERVIGTPQSATVSVTSGGRPGEVLNFCANNYLGLADHPEVVAAAHEALDRWGYGMASVRFICGTQEVHKELEARLSAFLGQEDTILYSSCFDANGGVFETLLGAEDAVISDALNHASIIDGIRLSKARRFRYANRDMADLEAQLKEASDARRRLIVTDGVFSMDGYVAPLQEICDLADRYDAMVMVDDSHAVGFVGPGGRGTPELHGVMDRVDIITGTLGKALGGASGGYVAARAEIVALLRQRSRPYLFSNTLAPVIAAASLKVLDLLESAGDLRERLAANTALFRSRMTAEGFDILPGDHAIAPVMIGDASVAGRMAELLLERGVYVIGFSYPVVPQGAARIRVQLSAAHSTDDVNRAVDAFVAARAELDG, encoded by the coding sequence ATGTTCGATTCCGTACGCGACGATCTGCGCACCACCCTCGACGAGATCCGCGCCGCCGGGCTCCACAAGCCCGAGCGCGTCATCGGCACCCCGCAGTCCGCGACCGTGAGCGTCACCTCGGGCGGCCGCCCCGGCGAGGTCCTCAACTTCTGCGCGAACAACTACCTCGGCCTCGCCGACCACCCCGAGGTCGTCGCCGCCGCCCACGAGGCCCTCGACCGCTGGGGCTACGGCATGGCGTCCGTGCGCTTCATCTGCGGTACGCAGGAGGTGCACAAGGAGCTGGAGGCGCGGCTGTCCGCGTTCCTCGGCCAGGAGGACACGATCCTCTACTCCTCCTGCTTCGACGCCAACGGAGGCGTCTTCGAGACCCTGCTCGGCGCCGAGGACGCGGTGATCTCCGACGCCCTCAACCACGCCTCGATCATCGACGGCATCCGCCTCTCCAAGGCGCGCCGCTTCCGGTACGCCAACCGTGACATGGCCGACCTGGAGGCCCAGCTCAAGGAGGCGTCCGACGCCCGGCGCCGCCTGATCGTCACGGACGGCGTCTTCTCGATGGACGGCTATGTCGCTCCCCTCCAGGAGATCTGCGACCTCGCCGACCGCTACGACGCGATGGTCATGGTCGACGACTCGCACGCCGTCGGCTTCGTCGGCCCCGGCGGCCGGGGCACCCCCGAGCTGCACGGCGTCATGGACCGCGTCGACATCATCACCGGCACCCTCGGCAAGGCGCTCGGCGGCGCCTCCGGCGGCTACGTGGCGGCACGCGCCGAGATCGTCGCCCTGCTGCGCCAGCGCTCGCGTCCGTACCTCTTCTCCAACACGCTCGCCCCGGTGATCGCGGCGGCCTCCCTGAAGGTTCTCGACCTCCTGGAGTCGGCGGGCGACCTGCGCGAGAGGCTCGCGGCGAACACGGCGCTGTTCCGCTCCCGGATGACCGCCGAGGGCTTCGACATCCTCCCCGGCGACCATGCGATCGCCCCGGTCATGATCGGTGACGCGTCCGTCGCCGGGCGCATGGCGGAGCTGCTCCTGGAGCGCGGCGTGTACGTGATCGGCTTCTCGTACCCGGTCGTCCCGCAGGGCGCGGCCCGTATCCGGGTGCAGCTGTCCGCGGCGCACTCGACGGACGACGTGAACCGCGCGGTGGACGCGTTCGTGGCGGCGCGGGCGGAGCTCGACGGCTGA
- a CDS encoding LysR family transcriptional regulator encodes MIEARRLHILRAVADHRTVTAAAAALYLTPSAVSQQLTALEQETGHRLVERSAKGVRLTPAGEILLGHTHAVLAQLERAEAELAAYSSGSAGTVTVAAFATGIGLVVAPALARLAVTAPGIHVRVQDAEGDASLPMVLDRQVDIAVAVEYRGAPAADDPRLTHVPLYAEPFDAVVPVTHRLADADEVPLAELAKDPWIGQYPGNPCHDVVVLACENAGFEPRLEHSSDDFRAVVALASADAGVALVPRSALIGMDLTGVVVRPVDGVAPTRRVFAAVRRGAEGHPLIRPVLDALARAATVE; translated from the coding sequence ATGATCGAAGCGCGGCGGCTCCACATCCTTCGTGCGGTGGCCGACCACCGCACGGTGACGGCGGCTGCCGCCGCGCTCTATCTCACGCCTTCGGCGGTCTCCCAGCAGCTGACCGCCCTGGAGCAGGAGACCGGGCACCGACTCGTCGAGCGGAGCGCCAAGGGCGTGCGGCTGACTCCCGCCGGTGAGATCCTGCTCGGCCACACCCATGCGGTGCTCGCCCAGCTGGAGCGGGCCGAGGCCGAACTGGCCGCCTACAGCTCGGGTTCCGCGGGCACGGTCACGGTCGCCGCCTTCGCGACCGGCATCGGCCTCGTGGTGGCTCCCGCGCTCGCCCGCCTCGCCGTCACCGCACCCGGTATCCACGTCCGTGTGCAGGACGCCGAGGGCGACGCCAGCCTGCCGATGGTGCTCGACCGGCAGGTCGACATCGCGGTCGCCGTCGAGTACCGGGGAGCCCCGGCCGCGGACGACCCGCGGCTGACCCACGTACCCCTGTACGCCGAGCCGTTCGACGCGGTGGTCCCGGTCACCCACCGTCTGGCCGACGCCGACGAGGTGCCGCTCGCCGAGCTCGCCAAGGACCCCTGGATCGGCCAGTACCCCGGCAATCCCTGCCATGACGTGGTGGTCCTGGCCTGCGAGAACGCGGGATTCGAGCCGCGTCTCGAACACTCCTCGGACGACTTCCGCGCCGTCGTCGCCCTCGCCTCCGCCGACGCGGGCGTCGCGCTGGTGCCCCGCTCGGCCCTGATCGGCATGGATCTCACGGGCGTGGTCGTGCGCCCGGTCGACGGGGTCGCGCCCACCCGCCGGGTCTTCGCGGCCGTACGGCGTGGCGCGGAGGGGCATCCGCTGATCCGTCCGGTGCTGGACGCGTTGGCGCGGGCCGCGACCGTGGAGTGA
- a CDS encoding helix-turn-helix domain-containing protein, whose translation MGTDVQDAVDVRLGARLAELRAERGWSLAELADLSGVSRSTLSRAERAEISPTASLLNRLCAVYGRTMSQLLSEVEAEPVGLVRAADQTVWRDGASGFVRRSVSPPHAGLRGELVEGRLAAGADIAYDRPPVPGLEQHIWVLDGSLEVTARDVEHRLGTGDCLRLRVWGPTRFRCPGPQDVRYTLVVVAP comes from the coding sequence ATGGGAACCGATGTGCAAGATGCCGTCGACGTCCGTCTGGGGGCCCGGCTCGCCGAGTTGCGGGCCGAACGGGGCTGGTCGCTGGCGGAGTTGGCGGACCTCAGCGGGGTCAGCCGGTCCACGCTGTCCCGGGCCGAGCGCGCCGAGATCAGCCCCACGGCCTCGCTCCTGAACCGCCTGTGCGCCGTGTACGGGCGGACCATGTCACAGCTGCTCAGCGAGGTCGAGGCGGAACCCGTCGGGCTGGTGCGGGCGGCCGACCAGACGGTCTGGAGGGACGGCGCCTCCGGCTTCGTACGACGGTCGGTGTCCCCGCCGCACGCGGGGCTGCGCGGCGAACTCGTCGAGGGGCGGCTCGCGGCCGGCGCCGACATCGCGTACGACCGGCCTCCCGTGCCCGGTCTGGAGCAGCACATCTGGGTGCTCGACGGGTCGCTGGAGGTGACGGCGCGGGACGTCGAGCACCGCCTCGGCACCGGTGACTGCCTCCGGCTGCGGGTGTGGGGCCCGACCCGCTTTCGCTGCCCCGGTCCCCAGGACGTGCGGTACACGTTGGTGGTGGTGGCGCCGTGA
- a CDS encoding GNAT family N-acetyltransferase, whose product MTAVSRLSAAEVLAQAEELAGLLTHTVDSGASVGFLAPLDRASAVAWWEGRAAAVSAGHLAVWVAHGADRVFGTVGLAFPDKPNSRHRAELVKLMVHPDGRGRGLGRTLLATAERAAAAAGLTLLHLDTETGSPAETLYLSAGWTRLGAIPDYATTPSGELRPTTVFYKRVGAAAAAAT is encoded by the coding sequence GTGACCGCCGTCTCCCGGCTGAGCGCGGCCGAAGTCCTCGCCCAGGCCGAGGAGTTGGCCGGCCTCCTGACCCACACCGTGGACAGCGGGGCCTCGGTCGGCTTTCTCGCGCCGCTCGACCGCGCGTCGGCCGTGGCCTGGTGGGAGGGGCGCGCGGCCGCGGTGTCGGCCGGCCACCTCGCGGTGTGGGTGGCGCACGGCGCGGACCGGGTATTCGGTACGGTCGGCCTGGCCTTCCCCGACAAGCCCAACAGCCGCCACCGCGCCGAACTGGTGAAGCTGATGGTGCACCCGGACGGCCGGGGACGGGGACTCGGCCGCACGCTGCTGGCCACCGCCGAGCGGGCGGCCGCCGCGGCCGGGCTCACCCTCCTGCACCTGGACACGGAGACCGGCAGCCCGGCCGAGACCCTCTACCTGTCCGCGGGCTGGACCCGTCTCGGGGCGATACCCGACTACGCGACGACTCCTTCGGGCGAGCTCCGCCCGACGACGGTCTTCTACAAGCGGGTGGGAGCCGCCGCCGCTGCGGCGACGTGA
- a CDS encoding MmcQ/YjbR family DNA-binding protein — protein sequence MSPNAEDVRRIALSLPDTTEKTAWSMPTFRVAGRMFATLPEEETSIAVRCPKEERDELVLAEPRKFWIAGHEAGFAWVRVRLAALEDDEELRDILADSWRQAAPPRLLDSHPALGLPAEG from the coding sequence ATGTCGCCGAACGCCGAAGACGTACGCCGGATCGCCCTGTCCCTGCCGGACACGACGGAGAAGACCGCCTGGAGCATGCCCACCTTCCGGGTCGCGGGGAGGATGTTCGCCACCCTGCCCGAGGAGGAGACCTCCATCGCCGTGCGCTGCCCCAAGGAGGAGCGCGACGAACTCGTCCTGGCGGAGCCCCGGAAGTTCTGGATCGCCGGCCACGAGGCGGGCTTCGCCTGGGTCCGGGTCCGGCTCGCCGCCCTGGAGGACGACGAGGAACTCCGTGACATCCTCGCCGACTCCTGGCGACAGGCCGCCCCGCCCCGACTGCTCGACTCCCACCCGGCGTTGGGGCTCCCCGCGGAGGGGTGA
- a CDS encoding MFS transporter: MSHEVPRRENAVTGLAPVWSRDFALFFVARALARLGDTMLPVALAAGLLQHGYGAGAIGLAMAASAAPFAGLVVFGGVIADRFSTRKLMIGADLVRLVTQALAAGFFFAGHVVLWQICAIGAVNGAAGAVFQPGVASTVPRLAADVQGANGAIRIAESAAQLAGPALAGLLVAFSSAGGVFAAHAATYALSALCLLLLRLPPAAPGSRPHGGSFRGDLVVGWREFRARTWLWGVIVIWCVYMLFISGPTVPLVATEVVRQHGASAYGLVNSALGAGTVVGGLLALRLRPRHMLRAGSIALFAFACFPASVGAGLGVPAMSAGAAVAGAGMSFWGVMWATSVQTQVAPDVLNRIHAYDVAGSLAMMPFGQALAGPAATVLGADTVLLVAGAMTLAVCTSLLLVPAIRNLLRVDPSVSLPRTAPAMRRPARRADR; encoded by the coding sequence TTGAGCCATGAGGTCCCGCGCCGCGAGAACGCCGTGACCGGCCTCGCGCCGGTCTGGTCGCGGGACTTCGCGCTGTTCTTCGTCGCACGGGCCCTCGCCCGGCTCGGCGACACGATGCTCCCGGTGGCCCTCGCCGCCGGACTGCTCCAGCACGGCTACGGCGCGGGAGCGATCGGCCTCGCGATGGCCGCGTCCGCCGCCCCGTTCGCGGGGCTGGTGGTCTTCGGCGGGGTCATCGCCGACCGGTTCAGCACACGCAAGCTGATGATCGGGGCCGACCTCGTTCGACTGGTCACCCAGGCCCTCGCCGCGGGGTTCTTCTTCGCCGGCCATGTGGTCCTCTGGCAGATCTGCGCGATCGGCGCGGTCAACGGCGCGGCCGGAGCCGTCTTCCAGCCGGGCGTCGCCAGTACGGTGCCGCGCCTGGCGGCCGACGTCCAGGGGGCGAACGGCGCGATCCGGATCGCCGAGTCCGCCGCGCAGCTCGCGGGCCCCGCCCTCGCGGGGCTGCTGGTCGCGTTCTCCTCGGCGGGCGGCGTCTTCGCGGCGCACGCGGCGACGTACGCGCTGAGCGCCCTGTGCCTGCTCCTGCTCCGCCTCCCGCCGGCCGCGCCCGGGAGCCGGCCGCACGGCGGCAGCTTCCGGGGCGATCTCGTCGTGGGCTGGCGGGAGTTCAGGGCGAGGACCTGGCTGTGGGGGGTCATCGTCATCTGGTGCGTGTACATGCTCTTCATCTCGGGTCCCACCGTCCCCCTGGTGGCCACGGAAGTGGTCCGGCAGCACGGCGCGAGCGCCTACGGTCTGGTCAACTCCGCGCTCGGTGCCGGCACCGTGGTCGGTGGCCTGCTGGCCCTGCGGCTGCGCCCCCGACACATGCTGCGGGCCGGCTCGATCGCCCTGTTCGCCTTCGCCTGCTTCCCCGCCTCCGTCGGTGCGGGCCTCGGAGTCCCGGCCATGTCGGCCGGAGCGGCGGTCGCGGGCGCCGGCATGTCGTTCTGGGGCGTGATGTGGGCGACCAGTGTGCAGACCCAGGTCGCCCCCGACGTCCTCAACCGCATCCACGCCTACGACGTCGCGGGTTCCCTGGCGATGATGCCCTTCGGCCAGGCGCTGGCGGGGCCGGCCGCGACAGTCCTCGGCGCCGACACCGTCCTCCTCGTGGCCGGCGCGATGACGTTGGCCGTCTGCACGTCCCTGCTCCTGGTGCCCGCCATCCGGAACCTGCTGCGCGTCGACCCGTCCGTGTCCCTGCCGCGTACGGCCCCCGCCATGCGTCGACCGGCGCGACGCGCCGACCGCTGA
- a CDS encoding transketolase family protein gives MDTMRDRFAPVVSELLDEDPRVAVVLAEIGMDGFADARARHPERVINVGIREQLLVGAGAGLALTGLRPVVHTFASFLVERPFEQVKLDLGHQDVGAVLVSAAASFDWPAGGFTHMAPGDVALLDTLDGWTVHVPGHPDEAEALLRHAVAAGDDKVYVRLSTQSNAQGRPVDGVRLRTVREGRGGVVVAVGPMLDAVLDATEGLDVTVLYATTVRPFDAAGLRHATEAAGTDVVLVEPFLAGTSTAAAGDALADVPHRVLGLGVGRRELRKYGTVDEHLAAHGLDAGSLRERIGGFLRAPGDARPTAPHPGSRVTGGPGGARRV, from the coding sequence ATGGACACCATGCGTGACCGTTTCGCCCCCGTCGTCTCCGAGCTGCTCGACGAGGACCCCCGGGTCGCGGTCGTCCTGGCCGAGATCGGCATGGACGGCTTCGCGGACGCCCGGGCCAGGCATCCGGAGCGGGTGATCAACGTCGGGATCCGCGAACAGCTCCTCGTCGGAGCGGGCGCGGGCCTGGCCCTCACCGGGCTGAGGCCCGTCGTGCACACCTTCGCCAGCTTTCTCGTCGAGCGTCCCTTCGAACAGGTGAAGCTCGACCTCGGTCACCAGGACGTGGGTGCGGTGCTGGTGAGCGCCGCCGCGTCCTTCGACTGGCCCGCCGGGGGCTTCACCCACATGGCACCCGGCGACGTGGCGCTGCTCGACACCCTGGACGGCTGGACCGTGCATGTGCCGGGGCACCCCGACGAGGCCGAGGCCCTGCTGCGGCACGCGGTCGCCGCCGGCGACGACAAGGTGTACGTGCGGCTGTCGACGCAGTCCAACGCGCAGGGCCGCCCCGTCGACGGCGTACGGCTGCGCACGGTCCGCGAAGGACGCGGCGGGGTGGTCGTCGCCGTGGGGCCGATGCTCGACGCGGTGCTCGACGCGACGGAGGGGCTCGACGTCACCGTGCTGTACGCCACCACCGTCCGGCCGTTCGACGCGGCGGGGCTGCGGCACGCCACGGAGGCGGCGGGCACCGACGTCGTCCTCGTCGAGCCCTTCCTGGCGGGCACGTCCACGGCCGCCGCGGGCGACGCGCTCGCCGACGTACCCCACCGCGTGCTCGGCCTCGGCGTCGGCCGCCGCGAGCTGCGCAAGTACGGAACCGTCGACGAGCACCTGGCCGCGCACGGGCTCGACGCGGGGTCGCTGCGCGAGCGGATCGGCGGCTTCCTGCGCGCCCCGGGTGACGCCCGACCGACGGCTCCGCACCCCGGGTCACGGGTCACCGGCGGCCCGGGGGGCGCGCGTCGAGTGTGA
- a CDS encoding transketolase, which translates to MTITTERDHGYPDLPRLMGLMTGDEKHGPAATSTLDALWVLYDRVLRITPERLDDPERDRFLLSKGHGPMAYYAVLAAKGFLPVDWLPGFGSYDSPLGHHPDRVLVPGAEIGSGSLGHGLPIAVGTALGLRAQGLDEPRVWVLTGDAELDEGSNHEAIAYAGPAGLDRLHTVVIDNSSASHARPGGIAARFEAAGWSALTVDGRDHESLYASFTAPHPGRPHVVVARVEPKLA; encoded by the coding sequence ATGACGATCACGACGGAACGCGACCACGGCTACCCGGACCTGCCCCGGCTGATGGGCCTGATGACCGGCGACGAGAAGCACGGACCGGCGGCGACGTCCACGCTGGACGCGCTGTGGGTGCTCTACGACCGGGTGCTGCGGATCACGCCCGAGCGGCTGGACGATCCGGAGCGGGACCGGTTCCTGCTCTCCAAGGGGCACGGGCCGATGGCGTACTACGCGGTGCTGGCGGCCAAGGGTTTCCTGCCCGTCGACTGGCTGCCGGGTTTCGGCTCGTACGACTCGCCGCTCGGGCACCACCCGGACCGGGTGCTGGTCCCGGGCGCCGAGATCGGCAGCGGCTCGCTCGGGCACGGGCTGCCGATCGCCGTCGGCACCGCACTGGGCCTGCGTGCGCAGGGGCTCGACGAGCCGCGTGTCTGGGTGCTGACCGGCGACGCGGAGCTGGACGAGGGCAGCAATCACGAGGCGATCGCGTACGCCGGTCCGGCCGGGCTCGACCGGCTGCACACCGTCGTGATCGACAACTCCTCGGCCAGTCATGCCCGGCCCGGTGGCATCGCCGCCCGGTTCGAGGCGGCGGGCTGGTCCGCCCTGACCGTCGACGGCCGTGACCACGAGTCGCTGTACGCGTCGTTCACCGCGCCCCATCCGGGCCGGCCGCACGTCGTCGTCGCCCGGGTCGAGCCGAAGCTCGCCTGA
- a CDS encoding sensor histidine kinase KdpD, translated as MTQYIQDPALWALIAGTPLAAVAITRGQRAARSLKQENQGLRDHYAELENQYSASVKKAQEQAEEATRTALKSAMRTLQGLAAEQQLAISKLQTKYGESLILQDLLEIDHMNSQFGRRAQSIAVLCEGWLGRQRDIASVYDVVRSAQGRIRHFQRVEILSQVDFAVTSRAVEPVALALAELLDNATSYSAPESTVEINVRAVPKGICIVVDDAGVGMNEEEKTRAAKLLSSERASGVSGLGNPPQFGFAVIGVLCERYGFTVSVDSTSPYGGVRAVVLLPDELLTSMPEPKERAQTVSTVPSLNPSGPEPVVAASTTADGLPKRRRRRAMAIVPQSSDTASAPVRSEEETASIMGAFQRGTQTGRAAHPDPAGRTSNAHEASSEGHEVS; from the coding sequence ATGACGCAATACATACAGGACCCGGCTCTCTGGGCTCTTATCGCTGGGACTCCGCTTGCAGCTGTCGCCATTACTCGTGGACAGCGGGCGGCGCGTAGTTTAAAGCAGGAGAATCAAGGGCTCAGGGATCATTACGCTGAGCTCGAGAATCAATATTCGGCCTCGGTGAAAAAGGCTCAGGAGCAAGCCGAAGAAGCAACGAGAACGGCGCTCAAGTCGGCGATGCGAACCCTTCAGGGTCTCGCCGCCGAACAGCAGCTCGCTATTTCAAAACTGCAGACTAAGTACGGCGAGTCGCTCATTCTCCAGGATCTCCTGGAAATCGACCACATGAACTCGCAGTTCGGGCGGCGCGCGCAGTCCATCGCGGTTCTCTGTGAAGGCTGGCTGGGACGGCAGCGCGATATCGCCTCCGTCTACGACGTGGTCCGCAGCGCGCAGGGCAGGATCCGTCACTTCCAGCGGGTCGAGATTCTCTCGCAGGTCGACTTCGCGGTCACCAGCCGGGCTGTCGAACCGGTGGCACTGGCTCTCGCCGAGCTTCTCGACAATGCCACCAGCTATTCCGCACCGGAATCCACGGTCGAAATCAACGTCCGCGCCGTGCCCAAGGGTATCTGCATCGTCGTCGACGACGCCGGTGTCGGCATGAACGAGGAGGAGAAGACCAGGGCGGCGAAACTCCTGTCGAGCGAGCGGGCCTCGGGAGTCTCCGGGCTCGGCAATCCTCCGCAGTTCGGCTTCGCGGTGATCGGTGTGCTCTGCGAGCGCTACGGCTTCACGGTGTCCGTCGACTCCACCTCCCCCTACGGGGGTGTGCGGGCCGTGGTGCTGCTGCCGGACGAGCTGCTCACCAGCATGCCGGAACCAAAGGAGCGGGCGCAGACCGTGAGCACTGTTCCCTCGCTGAACCCGAGCGGTCCGGAACCCGTCGTGGCCGCGTCCACGACCGCCGACGGACTGCCCAAGCGCCGCCGCAGGCGGGCCATGGCCATCGTGCCGCAGAGTTCCGACACCGCGAGCGCGCCGGTCCGCTCCGAGGAGGAGACCGCCTCGATCATGGGCGCCTTCCAGCGCGGCACCCAGACCGGCCGAGCCGCGCACCCGGACCCCGCGGGCCGGACGAGCAACGCACATGAGG